A single genomic interval of Mucilaginibacter robiniae harbors:
- a CDS encoding PAS domain-containing protein: protein MQNISEQRLVDALPIGAAVFTGDRHTIRAVNAEMRSIWSKDSSVIGKDLHDAIPEIQDQPFFDLLTNIYRTGEAFHDPNGQAMLNVNGVLQLVYFDYWMKPIRDAAGQVTGILNTAIDTTAAVIARQRSEWIGEQFSFSMNAAEVGSWNLDIANRRVWWDERCRLFYGFPKGDDLVPFEEVLRYVHPEDRPKVDEAVAHALRPESGGNYDIQFRTIGESHHTLRWLQCKGKAYLMSNTSRTAFPAPLVTLPAK, encoded by the coding sequence ATGCAAAATATTTCTGAACAGCGCCTGGTAGACGCGCTTCCTATCGGTGCCGCGGTTTTTACCGGTGACCGGCATACCATCCGTGCGGTCAATGCCGAAATGCGCTCGATCTGGTCAAAGGATAGCTCGGTGATCGGTAAAGACCTGCATGATGCCATTCCCGAAATCCAGGATCAGCCCTTCTTTGATCTGCTCACCAATATATACCGCACCGGGGAAGCGTTTCATGACCCCAACGGCCAAGCGATGCTCAATGTCAATGGCGTACTGCAGCTGGTTTATTTTGATTACTGGATGAAACCGATCAGGGATGCAGCAGGTCAGGTAACCGGCATCCTGAATACGGCCATTGACACCACCGCTGCAGTGATCGCCCGGCAGAGAAGTGAATGGATCGGGGAACAGTTCAGCTTTTCCATGAATGCTGCGGAAGTCGGCAGCTGGAACCTGGACATTGCGAACCGCAGGGTATGGTGGGACGAGCGGTGCCGGTTGTTTTACGGTTTTCCGAAAGGTGATGACCTGGTGCCTTTTGAGGAAGTACTGCGCTACGTCCATCCCGAAGACCGCCCGAAGGTGGATGAAGCCGTGGCTCATGCATTGCGGCCGGAATCCGGCGGAAACTATGACATTCAGTTTCGGACCATCGGTGAAAGCCATCATACCCTGCGCTGGCTGCAATGTAAAGGCAAAGCTTATTTAATGAGCAACACGAGCCGTACCGCTTTTCCGGCACCGCTCGTGACATTACCAGCGAAATGA
- a CDS encoding sensor histidine kinase yields the protein MILRQREQEAAEELAAAGEELQAINEELHTANEALQASNEQLRAAQEAAQLGLFDWDLIHQKYSWDAQFKQMFGLQAADEPEHYQTMVSRLHPDDRGRVEEAVAAARNQELTGGRYDIEYRIVAAGDVPVRWARALGRMTFDQKGTPVRFVGTLMDITEQVLSRQRLQTREDQLRLAIASADLGTWNINAQTREFVPSPRLKELFGYYADEDMPYEAAVNQIAESYRDQVVEAVNAAIEQGKSYDLTYPVTGYHDGKLRWVRATGKLFPATDDQPAIFSGTVADITEQKQDDQRKMDFIGIVSHELRSPLTSLNGYVQMLNLKARKTEDPMVLDITAKAKRQVDKMSSMITGFLDVARAGESQIQLRRKAFDMADLVKAAEEESLATVTTHPIIFHPVEFTPVVADPDKIEQVLVNFINNAVKYSPQGTTINVACITRDGWAHVSVSDEGMGIAPKDIPLVFERFYRVEREELKTVKGFGIGLYLCKDIIERHGGEIGVESVLHKGSVFWFQIPVAG from the coding sequence ATGATCCTGCGGCAACGGGAACAAGAGGCAGCAGAGGAACTGGCGGCGGCCGGTGAGGAACTGCAGGCCATCAACGAAGAACTCCATACGGCAAACGAAGCCCTGCAGGCCAGCAACGAACAGCTTAGGGCAGCCCAGGAGGCCGCACAGCTGGGCCTGTTCGACTGGGACCTCATTCATCAGAAATATTCCTGGGATGCCCAGTTTAAACAAATGTTCGGCCTGCAGGCAGCAGATGAGCCGGAACATTACCAGACGATGGTCAGCCGGCTGCACCCGGACGACCGCGGGCGGGTGGAAGAAGCGGTAGCTGCTGCCCGGAACCAAGAGCTGACCGGCGGCAGGTATGATATTGAATACAGGATCGTGGCGGCTGGCGATGTGCCGGTCCGCTGGGCAAGGGCACTGGGCAGAATGACCTTTGATCAAAAAGGTACGCCTGTGCGTTTCGTAGGGACGCTGATGGACATCACCGAACAGGTGCTGAGCCGTCAGCGGCTCCAGACCCGGGAAGACCAGCTGCGCTTAGCCATCGCGTCCGCAGACCTGGGCACCTGGAACATCAATGCCCAAACCCGGGAGTTTGTACCCTCCCCACGTTTAAAGGAGCTGTTTGGCTATTATGCGGACGAAGATATGCCTTATGAGGCAGCCGTCAATCAGATTGCCGAGTCCTACCGCGACCAGGTGGTGGAAGCAGTCAATGCCGCTATCGAACAAGGAAAAAGCTATGACCTGACCTATCCCGTTACCGGTTATCATGACGGGAAGCTCCGGTGGGTCAGGGCGACCGGTAAACTGTTTCCTGCCACCGATGATCAGCCGGCCATCTTTTCGGGTACCGTTGCTGATATTACCGAGCAAAAGCAGGATGATCAGCGGAAGATGGACTTTATCGGCATTGTCAGCCATGAACTGCGTTCCCCGCTCACTTCACTGAACGGTTATGTACAGATGCTGAACCTGAAAGCCAGAAAAACGGAAGATCCCATGGTTTTGGATATCACGGCCAAGGCCAAGCGCCAGGTGGACAAGATGAGCAGCATGATCACCGGCTTTCTGGATGTAGCTCGGGCGGGCGAAAGCCAGATACAGCTGCGCCGCAAAGCCTTTGACATGGCAGATCTGGTGAAGGCGGCTGAGGAGGAATCCCTGGCTACAGTCACCACTCATCCTATCATCTTCCATCCGGTGGAGTTCACGCCCGTGGTGGCCGACCCGGACAAGATCGAACAGGTGCTGGTGAACTTCATCAACAATGCGGTTAAATATTCACCGCAGGGCACGACCATCAACGTGGCCTGCATCACGCGCGATGGCTGGGCGCATGTGAGCGTATCGGATGAGGGGATGGGTATAGCGCCTAAAGATATTCCACTCGTGTTTGAACGTTTCTACCGGGTGGAGCGCGAGGAGTTGAAAACGGTAAAGGGCTTTGGTATCGGCCTGTATTTATGCAAAGACATCATTGAGCGGCATGGCGGGGAAATCGGTGTGGAGAGCGTGCTGCACAAAGGCAGTGTCTTTTGGTTTCAAATTCCGGTTGCAGGCTGA
- a CDS encoding response regulator, whose amino-acid sequence MKASKTKVLVCDDDRDILEMTGMLLEMEGYEVTTQSDSTKVLQQASEVQPDVFLLDFWMPHPSGEKLIQLIKASPRLSHIPVILFSAAINARQIAQASGADGYIDKPFDMEKLTAVIKTVMKQ is encoded by the coding sequence ATGAAAGCGAGCAAGACGAAGGTACTGGTCTGTGACGATGACAGGGACATTCTGGAAATGACAGGGATGCTGCTGGAAATGGAAGGCTATGAGGTGACTACCCAATCGGACAGCACTAAAGTACTTCAGCAGGCCAGCGAAGTACAGCCGGATGTCTTTTTGCTTGACTTCTGGATGCCGCACCCTTCCGGCGAGAAACTGATTCAGCTGATCAAAGCATCGCCGCGCCTGTCCCATATCCCGGTCATTCTGTTTTCCGCAGCCATTAATGCCAGACAAATTGCCCAGGCTTCCGGTGCAGATGGGTATATTGATAAGCCGTTTGATATGGAAAAGTTAACCGCCGTCATTAAAACGGTTATGAAGCAGTAG
- a CDS encoding heavy metal translocating P-type ATPase yields the protein MHSDTQTLTFPVAGMTCAGCAASVESMISSQQGVEKAEVNYASQSVKVAYHPDIIKPSEFQKEVQSVGYDLILDTENGKALQEEAQQTHDQQLKTKLLGAAALTVPVVLLGMFFMDLPYANYCMLALTAPVLFIFGRNFFAGAWKQARHARANMDTLVALSTGIAFLFSLFNTLYPEFWHKRGLHAHVYYEAAAVVIVFILLGKLLEERAKSNTSSAIKKLTGLQPKTVLLVTPAGEQETPIADVQIGDQILVRSGEKIPVDGTLYEGHSFVNESMISGEPVAVEKKAGDSVFAGTINQKGSFRFTAEKVGGATLLAQIIQLVQDAQGSKAPVQKLVDKIAGIFVPVVMGIALLTLVIWLIFGGQHAFTQGLLAMVTVLVIACPCALGLATPTALMVGIGKGAENGILIKDAEALEQGHRINAIILDKTGTLTEGKSVVTDLIWTSELSATENLQAVFREIEKQSEHPLASAIVEYFPNERTLVQVESFESLTGQGVKAKYQGKLYQAGSHNMVEQKGLAIPADLQNRIPELLAKAKTIIYFGDDRKVFCMAAITDQIKATSATAVKVLKRQGIAVYMLTGDNAATAAAIAGEAGIDHFEADVLPSGKADFVKNLQAQGKTVAMIGDGINDSQALAQANVSIAMGKGSDIAMDVAGLTLVSSDLLQVPKALKLSRLTVQTIRQNLFWAFIYNLIGIPLAAGILYPFNGFLLNPMIAGAAMALSSVSVVSNSLRLKWAKLN from the coding sequence ATGCACTCAGACACACAAACACTTACTTTCCCGGTGGCCGGCATGACCTGCGCAGGCTGTGCTGCAAGCGTTGAATCCATGATCAGTTCTCAGCAAGGGGTAGAAAAAGCTGAGGTGAATTATGCCAGTCAGTCCGTTAAAGTCGCTTATCACCCCGACATCATCAAGCCTTCTGAGTTTCAAAAAGAAGTTCAATCTGTGGGTTATGATCTCATTTTAGACACTGAAAATGGTAAGGCCTTGCAGGAGGAGGCACAGCAAACGCATGATCAGCAGTTAAAAACAAAACTTCTTGGGGCGGCTGCCTTAACAGTACCTGTCGTTTTGCTCGGTATGTTTTTCATGGACCTGCCTTACGCCAACTATTGCATGTTAGCCTTAACTGCACCTGTTTTGTTCATATTTGGCCGTAACTTTTTTGCGGGTGCCTGGAAGCAGGCGCGTCACGCCAGAGCCAACATGGATACGCTTGTTGCGCTCTCCACCGGCATTGCGTTTCTCTTTAGTCTCTTCAATACCCTATATCCCGAATTTTGGCATAAGCGAGGATTACATGCGCACGTGTATTACGAGGCTGCTGCTGTGGTGATTGTCTTTATTCTCCTCGGCAAGCTATTGGAGGAAAGGGCTAAGTCCAACACCTCATCTGCTATTAAGAAGCTGACCGGCTTACAGCCCAAAACCGTATTGTTGGTCACCCCTGCGGGCGAGCAGGAAACGCCTATCGCGGATGTTCAGATTGGCGATCAGATTCTGGTGCGTTCCGGCGAAAAAATCCCGGTAGACGGTACATTGTACGAGGGTCATTCTTTTGTCAATGAAAGCATGATCTCCGGAGAACCGGTGGCCGTTGAAAAAAAAGCAGGTGATTCGGTTTTTGCGGGCACCATCAATCAAAAAGGAAGCTTTCGCTTTACCGCTGAAAAAGTCGGCGGCGCAACACTGCTGGCGCAGATCATCCAACTGGTGCAGGATGCCCAGGGCTCCAAAGCGCCTGTTCAGAAGCTGGTCGACAAGATCGCTGGTATATTTGTACCGGTGGTGATGGGCATTGCGCTCCTCACTTTAGTGATCTGGCTGATTTTCGGCGGACAGCATGCTTTCACACAGGGTTTGCTGGCCATGGTAACTGTACTGGTGATTGCCTGCCCCTGTGCTTTAGGCCTGGCCACGCCAACCGCTTTAATGGTAGGCATTGGTAAAGGCGCAGAAAATGGCATCCTGATCAAAGATGCAGAAGCCCTGGAACAAGGGCATCGGATCAATGCCATTATCCTCGACAAGACGGGAACGTTAACCGAGGGCAAGTCGGTAGTAACAGACTTAATCTGGACCAGTGAACTTTCAGCAACGGAAAACCTGCAAGCTGTTTTCCGCGAAATAGAAAAACAATCGGAACACCCCTTAGCCAGCGCAATCGTGGAATATTTTCCAAACGAAAGGACGCTGGTACAAGTTGAAAGCTTCGAAAGCTTAACCGGTCAGGGGGTAAAAGCAAAGTACCAGGGAAAGCTCTATCAAGCCGGCAGCCATAACATGGTCGAGCAAAAAGGGCTCGCCATACCTGCCGACTTACAAAACCGCATACCTGAACTGTTGGCAAAAGCAAAAACGATCATTTATTTTGGTGATGACCGGAAGGTATTTTGTATGGCGGCGATCACGGATCAGATAAAGGCTACGTCTGCTACTGCCGTCAAAGTCCTAAAAAGGCAGGGCATAGCAGTTTACATGCTTACCGGTGATAATGCGGCGACCGCTGCGGCCATCGCCGGGGAAGCCGGTATCGACCATTTCGAGGCTGATGTTTTACCTTCAGGGAAAGCGGACTTTGTAAAAAACTTGCAGGCGCAGGGAAAAACCGTAGCCATGATCGGTGATGGTATCAACGACAGCCAGGCACTGGCGCAGGCAAATGTTTCTATCGCCATGGGAAAAGGTTCAGACATCGCCATGGATGTGGCGGGACTGACTTTAGTGTCCTCAGACCTGCTCCAGGTGCCCAAAGCATTAAAGCTGTCCCGGCTGACAGTGCAAACGATTCGCCAAAACCTGTTTTGGGCCTTCATTTACAACCTGATCGGCATTCCGCTTGCCGCAGGCATCTTGTACCCTTTCAACGGATTTTTATTAAACCCGATGATAGCAGGTGCGGCAATGGCATTAAGTTCGGTTTCTGTTGTGAGCAACAGTCTTCGCCTGAAATGGGCAAAACTCAATTGA
- a CDS encoding heavy-metal-associated domain-containing protein has product METLKFKTNIKCGGCIAAVTPSLNNLQGIEKWEVDTANPDKVLTVQAQESLSASEIITTLKEKGYKAEKI; this is encoded by the coding sequence ATGGAAACTTTAAAATTCAAAACCAATATCAAATGCGGCGGCTGTATCGCTGCTGTTACACCATCTTTAAATAACTTACAAGGCATTGAAAAATGGGAGGTAGATACCGCTAACCCGGATAAAGTGTTAACGGTACAAGCTCAGGAAAGCCTTTCTGCCAGTGAGATAATAACTACGTTAAAAGAGAAAGGCTATAAAGCTGAAAAGATTTAA
- a CDS encoding helix-turn-helix domain-containing protein codes for MTLHIKNMVCDRCIRVVHQQLENLGLRVSDITLGTAEVHPEPDEEQLGRLAPALKDLGFELISKDKDRLAERIKNIIIELVHHSNLSEPHMNIMRVIADRLNRDYAYLSRLFSENEDITIEKFIIRQKVEKIKELLQYGDLNLNEIAYKMGYSSSAHLSAQFKHITGLSPSRYRTAEKQERKPLDKI; via the coding sequence ATGACATTACATATTAAAAATATGGTTTGCGACCGTTGCATAAGGGTTGTGCACCAGCAATTGGAAAACCTCGGTTTGCGGGTTTCCGATATCACCCTTGGTACCGCTGAGGTACACCCCGAGCCAGATGAAGAGCAGCTCGGCCGCCTCGCACCCGCCTTAAAAGATCTTGGATTTGAACTTATCAGTAAAGATAAGGACAGGCTCGCAGAACGTATTAAAAATATCATTATCGAACTGGTGCATCACAGCAACCTGAGTGAGCCTCACATGAATATCATGCGGGTCATTGCTGACCGCCTGAATAGGGATTATGCCTATCTCAGCCGTCTCTTTTCAGAAAATGAGGATATTACGATCGAAAAATTCATCATTCGGCAAAAAGTCGAAAAGATCAAGGAACTGCTCCAATACGGTGATTTGAACCTGAACGAAATTGCCTACAAAATGGGCTACAGCAGCAGTGCCCATCTGTCAGCCCAGTTTAAGCACATAACCGGCCTTTCGCCCAGCCGATACCGGACAGCGGAAAAACAGGAACGCAAACCGTTAGATAAAATTTAA